Genomic segment of Sphingopyxis sp. QXT-31:
GCACCGCCTTGACCCACCAGCCCGCCGCGCGCATCGCGCTCGCCACATCGGCCTGCGCGGCATCGGGGACCGGATAGAGCGTCAGCCGCCTGCCGCGCTTTTTGAGCTTCGCGAACAGCGCGCGCAGCGCCGCCGCGCGGTCGCCTTCGCCCACGAACAACGGCCGGATCGCAAAACTATACCAGTTGGTGAGCCCGCTCAGCTGCCCGGCATGGTCGCGGCGCAGCGGCAGCCATGCGGTCACCGCCCCCGCCTCGCCATAAGCGTCGACCCGTGCTTCGCCCGCAAAACCATGCGCGGCGAGCAGGTCGAACCATGCCGCGCGCTCGAACGGCGAGGCAGGCGCACCCGCGCGCGCGTCGGCGGGTAGCCCCGCCTCATCATTAGCGCGAAGTTCACCGTTCCCTTGCATAGGCTGGCGCTCTATCACCACACTCCTAAGAACCGATGACCGAGCCCCTAATCCCAACGTCGCGCCCGATCGACCATCTCGCCCTTTGCGGCGCGAGCGATGCACCCGCGCTGCTGATCGGCGACAAGGTTACGACCTTTGCCGAGCTCGACGCGGGCGTCGGCCGCCTGGCGTCGTGGCTGCTCGAACAGGTCGGTGGCCCAGGCGAACGCGTCGCAAGCTGGAGCGCGAAGACACGGCTTGCGTGCCTGATGCCGCTCGCAGCGGCGCGCGCGGGGCTGATCCATGTGCCGGTCAATCCGCTGCTGAAAGCACCGCAGGTCGCGCATATCCTCTCGGACAGCGGCGCGAAATTGCTCGTCACCAACGCCGCGCGGTCGGACACGCTCGGGGACGCCCTGCCGGTGGAATGCGCGGTGCAGGATCTCAAGATCGCCGAGGAAGTGATTGATTCGGGCGGGCAGTGGCTTCCCCCGTCGCTCGCCGAGCCCGGCGACCTCGCGGCAATCCTCTATACCAGCGGCTCGACCGGGCGCCCCAAGGGGGTGATGCTCAGCCACGCCAATCTCTGGTTCGGCGCGGAGGCGGTCGCCGACTATCTGAAGCTCTTCCCCGACGACCGCGTGCTCGCGGTGCTGCCGCTCAGCTTCGATTATGGCCAGAACCAGCTGCTCTCGACCTGGTATGCCGGCGCCGCGGTCGCGCCGCTCGACTATCTCACGCCGCGCGACGTCGTGAAGGCGGTCGCGCGCCATGGCGCCACGACGCTCGCCGGCGTGCCGCCGCTGTGGGTGCAGCTCGTCGAAAGCGAATGGCCCGCCGAAAGCGCGGGGCATTTGATGCGCCTGACCAACAGCGGCGGCGCGCTGACGCCGTCGCTGATCGACGCAATGCGCGAGACCTTCCCGAACGCCGCCATCTACCCGATGTACGGCCTGACCGAGGCCTTCCGCTCGACCTATCTCGACCCGAAGCTCGTCGCCGATCATCCGACCTCGATGGGGAGCGCGATCCCGCATGCCGAGATCCTCATCTGCCGCCCCGACGGCACGATCACCGCCGACGAGGAGCCCGGCGAGCTCGTCCATTGCGGCCCGCTGGTCGCGCAGGGCTATTGGCAGGATGCAGAGCGCACCGCGTTACGCTTCAAGCCCGCGCCGCGCGCGTCGCGCTATGGCGGCATGTCGGTGTGGTCGGGCGACACGGTTCGCCGCGACGCCAATGGCCTCCTCTATTTCGTCGGGCGCGATGATGCGATGATCAAGACCGCGGGCAACCGCGTCAGCCCGACCGAGGTCGAGGATGTCGCGGTCGCCTCGGGCCTGCTCTTCGAGGCTGTGGCTTTCGGCGTCCCCGACGAACGCCTCGGCGCCGCGATCGTGCTGATCGTGCGCGGCAAGGGTGACGCCGACCGCGATGCGCTGGCGGCCTATCTCAAGGCGAACCTGCCGAATTTCATGCAGCCGCAGACGATCGAATGGCGTCAGGAACTGCCGCGCAACCCCAATGGCAAGCTCGACCGCGTCGCGATCGCCGCGGCCTGGAAGGTGGCGACATGAAACCGCACGGCCCGATCCCACCCGGCTTTGCCGCCGACGCCGACGGCATGCTGCTGATCGGCGGTCGCCGCGCCGACGAGCTTGCCGAGGAAGCGGGCGACACCCCGCTTTTCGTCTACGACTCGCAGCTGCTCACCGCGCGCGTGGCGCAGTGGCGCGCCGCGATGCCCGCCGAGGTGCAGTTGCATTATGCGATGAAGGCCAACCCCTATGGCCCGCTGCTCGGCCATATGGCGATGATGGTCGATGGGCTCGACGTTGCCTCGGGCGGCGAGCTCAAGGCCGCGCGGTCGAGCGGCATGGCGGCGGGGCACATCAGCTTCGCGGGCCCCGGCAAGCGCGACCGCGAGCTCGAGGCCGCGATCAAGGCGGGCGCCACGCTCAACCTCGAATCAGCGGGTGAGGGTGAGCGCGCGCT
This window contains:
- a CDS encoding acyl-CoA ligase (AMP-forming), exosortase A system-associated encodes the protein MTEPLIPTSRPIDHLALCGASDAPALLIGDKVTTFAELDAGVGRLASWLLEQVGGPGERVASWSAKTRLACLMPLAAARAGLIHVPVNPLLKAPQVAHILSDSGAKLLVTNAARSDTLGDALPVECAVQDLKIAEEVIDSGGQWLPPSLAEPGDLAAILYTSGSTGRPKGVMLSHANLWFGAEAVADYLKLFPDDRVLAVLPLSFDYGQNQLLSTWYAGAAVAPLDYLTPRDVVKAVARHGATTLAGVPPLWVQLVESEWPAESAGHLMRLTNSGGALTPSLIDAMRETFPNAAIYPMYGLTEAFRSTYLDPKLVADHPTSMGSAIPHAEILICRPDGTITADEEPGELVHCGPLVAQGYWQDAERTALRFKPAPRASRYGGMSVWSGDTVRRDANGLLYFVGRDDAMIKTAGNRVSPTEVEDVAVASGLLFEAVAFGVPDERLGAAIVLIVRGKGDADRDALAAYLKANLPNFMQPQTIEWRQELPRNPNGKLDRVAIAAAWKVAT